The following proteins are co-located in the Bdellovibrionales bacterium genome:
- a CDS encoding site-specific integrase yields the protein MTIRKGGFSDVTIRKWLILKINSRQTPVLSETIHLNAQITSSKAQRTQTATVERQHLLNTPPQETHNSSSHAEVLSVVEIGRLRELEEKWEARSTIFRHSTSSYQQLQRRFLWVLAIAAEERTEEFEAFRDKHDWTATTTAFYWNAVIAASKTLDIQVTYAMRTAQKWFQFIAKEEDAKRPTTPITKDQVELAALALNERLGMAIRLCFQLGQRIGDTLQLTLCNIGSVTDAHTNTEFTTIMYKRGKTTRRRDPFTLHLEYNSQLAKDLRALVEKGRTASTPWTMLFTSDRELAANLIRMELKKVSSDLCLLSLRRGGLIAMAQGGASISTLLHHSRHASDSMLARYLNWGTYNFTAARELMQLAGPSM from the coding sequence GGGGGTTTTTCGGATGTAACGATCCGCAAATGGCTGATCCTAAAAATCAATTCACGACAAACACCAGTACTAAGCGAAACTATTCATCTAAACGCACAAATAACATCATCAAAAGCACAACGAACACAAACAGCGACGGTAGAACGACAACACCTCCTCAACACACCTCCTCAAGAAACACACAACTCCTCAAGTCATGCAGAGGTCCTGAGTGTGGTGGAAATTGGGAGATTGAGGGAGTTGGAGGAAAAGTGGGAAGCACGATCGACAATATTCCGACACTCAACGAGCTCGTACCAGCAATTACAGCGGAGGTTTCTGTGGGTCCTGGCAATTGCTGCCGAAGAGAGGACGGAGGAATTCGAGGCCTTCCGGGACAAACACGACTGGACGGCAACGACAACGGCTTTCTATTGGAATGCGGTCATTGCAGCGTCAAAGACGCTGGATATCCAAGTGACTTATGCAATGCGCACCGCTCAAAAATGGTTTCAATTTATTGCCAAGGAAGAAGATGCGAAGCGGCCGACGACGCCAATTACGAAAGATCAAGTGGAACTAGCGGCGTTAGCACTGAACGAAAGACTTGGAATGGCGATTCGACTGTGTTTTCAGTTGGGACAACGGATAGGGGACACTCTCCAACTGACACTATGCAACATAGGGTCTGTCACAGATGCCCACACGAACACGGAGTTCACCACGATTATGTACAAACGCGGGAAAACAACGCGTCGACGCGACCCGTTCACGCTACACCTAGAATACAACTCCCAGCTCGCCAAAGATCTGCGAGCGCTGGTGGAAAAGGGACGCACAGCTTCAACTCCCTGGACGATGTTGTTCACGAGCGACAGGGAACTCGCAGCGAATCTAATACGGATGGAACTAAAGAAGGTGAGCTCGGATCTGTGCTTGCTGTCCCTACGCCGGGGGGGCCTCATAGCGATGGCGCAAGGGGGTGCGTCGATTTCGACTTTGCTTCACCATTCGAGGCACGCGAGCGACTCGATGTTAGCACGCTATTTGAATTGGGGCACGTACAATTTTACGGCCGCGCGCGAGCTGATGCAACTTGCTGGCCCCTCCATGTAA